Proteins found in one Pseudoxanthomonas sp. SL93 genomic segment:
- a CDS encoding DUF1653 domain-containing protein, whose translation MATLPALPELTPGLYRHYKGNDYDVVAVARHSETLEPVVVYRALYGEGGLWVRPYAMFCGDVMVDGQAVRRFAPVG comes from the coding sequence ATGGCCACACTCCCCGCCCTCCCCGAACTGACGCCCGGCCTTTACCGCCACTACAAGGGCAACGACTACGACGTGGTCGCGGTGGCGCGGCACAGCGAGACGCTGGAGCCGGTGGTGGTGTACCGCGCGCTGTATGGTGAAGGCGGCTTGTGGGTGCGGCCGTACGCGATGTTCTGCGGGGACGTGATGGTGGACGGGCAGGCGGTGCGGCGGTTTGCGCCGGTGGGGTGA